One segment of Chionomys nivalis chromosome 3, mChiNiv1.1, whole genome shotgun sequence DNA contains the following:
- the Cldn8 gene encoding claudin-8 produces MASYALQMAGLVLGGVGMVGTVAVTIMPQWRVSAFIESNIVVFETLWEGLWMNCMRHANIRMQCKVYDSLLALTPDLQASRGLMCAASVLSFLAFMTAILGMKCTRCTGDDESIKSRILLTAGIIFIITGLVVLIPVSWVASSIIRDFYNPLVLVAQKRELGEALYIGWTTALVLIAGGVLFSCVFCCTEKRSSYRYSVPSHRTTQKSFHAEKRSPSIYSKSQYV; encoded by the coding sequence ATGGCAAGCTACGCTCTTCAAATGGCTGGACTGGTGCTTGGTGGCGTTGGCATGGTGGGCACAGTGGCAGTGACCATCATGCCTCAGTGGAGAGTGTCTGCCTTCATCGAAAGTAACATTGTGGTTTTTGAGACCCTCTGGGAAGGCCTGTGGATGAACTGCATGAGGCATGCCAACATCAGAATGCAGTGCAAAGTCTACGACTCACTGCTGGCTCTTACTCCTGATCTTCAGGCATCCAGAGGCCTGATGTGTGCTGCGTCTGTCCTGTCCTTCTTGGCTTTCATGACAGCCATCCTCGGAATGAAGTGCACCAGGTGCACGGGAGACGATGAGAGCATCAAGAGCCGCATCCTGCTGACAGCCGggatcatcttcatcatcactgGATTGGTGGTGCTCATCCCTGTGAGCTGGGTTGCCAGTTCCATCATCAGAGACTTCTACAACCCGCTAGTGTTAGTCGCCCAAAAGCGTGAGCTTGGAGAAGCCCTCTACATTGGGTGGACCACAGCACTGGTGCTAATTGCCGGAGGAGTGCTTTTCTCTTGTGTGTTTTGTTGCACCGAGAAAAGGAGCAGTTACAGATACTCGGTACCATCCCATCGCACCACTCAGAAGAGTTTCCATGCAGAAAAGAGATCCCCGAGCATATACTCCAAAAGTCAGTatgtgtag